The Paenibacillus mucilaginosus 3016 genome includes the window GACCGTGTTCACATCGGTGCCGTTCAAGGCAAGATCTTCCGCCGCTTTCGTCAGCCACTTGCCCGCTTCCGCATCGTACTCGCTCGGGGAGGTAACCTGGCGGGGCTCGACCTTGAACACACTGCCGAGGTTCTTCCCTTGGAGCACCTCGATGTCCGCACCGTATTCCTGCTGCAGCTCCGGCTTGTGAATCGAAGGAACCCTGCCGTTGCGTGCGGCCTTCCTCTGCACTTCATCGCCGAGCGCCGTAGCGATCACTGCGAACGCTTCGTCCTTATGCCTGCTATGCTTCGAGATCAGCAGGGAATGAATGCTCCCGCTCACCTTCGGTTCCTCATAATACGGCGGCGGCGCGAGGTCCCAGTTCAGCTCCCTGCCCTCCTTGCGCAGCTCCTCGAGCGGCCCGATCATATTCGCCAGGTACGATACGCGCATTGCCAGCGTCTGGTCCTTCATGAAGGTGTCTTTGTCATAACTGAATTTCCCCTCCGGTCCGACAAAGCCGGGGATCTCGTAGGCCTGCTTCAGCGTGGAGAACACCTTCGACCAGCCCGCCGACTGCAGCGCCGCCCGTCCGGACTGCGGATCGATCAGAGGCAGGGACAGACTGCGGGCCACCTGCGCCGGGCCTCCGGGATCGATTCCTATGTACCTGATCCCATCCTCGCTCCGGGTGAGCTGCTTGCCAAGCTCCAACGCTTGGTCCCACGTCAGCCCCTCGGCCGGCGGGTAAGGCACCCCGAACTTGTCGAAGATGTCCTTGTTATAGTACAGAATGGACAGATTATGCGAGAACGGCAGAGCCACGAGTTCCCCCTTGCCGGAGTAGGAGCGGATCGATTCGGTCAGCACCGGCTTCAGCCGCGAGAGGTCGAATCCGTGCTTCTGAACGAGTCCGTTTAGATCCTCGACTGCGCCCAGCGTGGTAAACCGCGTATAGGACCCGTCGCTGGTATAGATCAGGTCCGGCAGTGTTCCCGAGCTCAGCAGCTCTTCGGGCGTGGTCTCGGGCGGCGGGGTGATCCGTTTGAGAGTGATATGGGGATGCGCCTGCCGGACGGGTGCGGCAAAAAATTGCTCGAATTCCGTGTTGGTCAGCGTATTGCCATAGGTATAAAACGTCAGCTCCACCGGTGCAGCTTCCGCTTTGGCCTGGGGCTGCGCCTGCTCTGCCTCCCGGTCGGCAGACCCGGCGCAGCCGGAGAGAGGCAGGGCGAGCACAGAGAGCAGTACCGCGGATCTTCGGATCAAGGAAGGAATCAAGGAATAACACCGCTCCTTTGGCTGAAAAGTGAGAATAGGAGTGAGGCTGAAGAGATCAGGAAGATCTTCGGCTCTGCGGCGGCAGAATGCGGTCGATGAAGGGCGTGCGGTCCACCGCAGCCAGCTTGGTGCGGCCCGGTCCCCAGCCGATCGTCCGGCGCCAGCTGCCAAGCGTGCCCGCGGCGGCCAGATCTTCCTCTCGTACGCCTTCGTTCTCGTCCGCCAGCGGCGACACATACAGCGCGTCGGCCGGGCAGTAGGCTTCGCAGATGAAGCACGTCTGGCAGTCCTCCTGCCGGGCGATCACGGGCAGGCCTGTCGGGCCGGCATCGAATACGTTGGTCGGGCAGACCTTGACGCAGAGCCCGCATTCGACGCACCGTTCCGAGCTCACCACTTCGATCATGTTCGCACCTCCTCTTGCAGGGTCTCTATCCTGACGGCCGGCGATCCGGGGACAGCTTCCGGCCGCAGCCGGATTCCGCCGATCCCCGAGACGATAAGCCGGTGCTGCTGCAGCGGGTCCGCCTGCGGGTACTCGGCCAGCGTATGCATGCCGCGGGTTTCCCGCCTCCCGAGTGCCGCCGAATACATCCAGCGTGCGGCCGCAGCCATCGCCGCCGCTTCGCGCGAACGCACCCGCGCCTGCACCGTATCCGGCACGGCGCCGCCCATCCCGCTCCACAGCGCGTCCAGCCGCTGCAACGACTGCTTCAGCACCGGCACGCTGCGGTAGTAGTTGATCCCGAGCGGGAATACTTCGCGCTGGACGCCTTCGATGACGTCCTGCGCCTGGAAGGAGCCGGCAGCCCCGGCCTCGTACGCTGCGGTACCGGCCGTGCCGGCGGGCCGGGCGAGGCGCTGCCCCGCATCCCTGCCCTGCGAGAGCGCATACCGGGCGGCTCCGGCACCGGCCCAGGTGCCCGAGGAGATCGCCCAGGAGGCGTTGTAGGCGCCTCCCCCGGAGATGGCTCCAGTGACCCGCTCCCGGGTCGCCGCGTCGCCGGCGGCGTACAATCCGGGCACGGTCGTGGAGCAGTCGTCTTCGGTGAGCCGGAGGCCCCCGGTTCCGCGTACGGTTCCTTCATACCGCAGCGTCAGCGGGAAGGGCTGGGTGAACGGATCGATGCCCGCCCGGTCATAAGGCAGGAAGAAGATCGCATGGGACTGGCGAAGAATGGACCGCTTCTCCTCCGTATCCGCTTTGTCCATCACTGCGAAGACCTTCTTCCCCTCGTGGAGCAGCCGGTGCAGCCCTCCCCGATTGCCATGTCCTTCCAGTTCCTGGCCCTCTTCGTCGTACAGTGTAGCCCAGTTCAGCAGGCGGCCGCGCGTTACCGTCCCGAAGGCGGCGCTCGGCGCATACTGCCGGGTGAATTCCATGCCGGAGAGCTCGGCGCCGAGCTCGGCGGACATGAGCAGCCCTTCGCCGGTCAGCACGTTGCAACCGAGACCCTTGCTCAGGAACGCGCAGCCGCCGGTGGCGATGACCACGGCATGGGCCCGCACCGTCCACTCCCGGCCGTCCAGGCGGGAGACACCCCGGGCACCGGCCGCCCCATGCTCATCGCGGAGCAGTTCCAGAGCCGGGGACTGATCCAGGATGCGGACGCCGGCTTTGGCGGCGGCCCTGCGCATCAGCTTCATGTACTCGGGCCCCTGCAGGTGGTTGCGCATCGGCGTTCCGTTCTCGTCCCGGACGAACGGATAGCCCCAGGATTCCACCAGGAGCAGGCTGGTGTAGACCTGGTCGAGCACCCGGTGAATCCAGCGCTCCTCGGCGAGATAGCCGCTCGCCTCCACCCGCTGGCGGACCGCAGCGTCCCGCAGTTCCCTGTCCGGAGGCAGCACCAGCAGATTGGTGCCGCCTGGCGCCGTCGCCCCGCTTGAACCGAGGTAGCCTTTGTCGGCAAGCACGACCTTCGCGCCTTCCCGCGCGGCACTCCATGCCGCCCAGGCGCCTGCAGGCCCGCCGCCAATGACGAGGACGTCTGCGGTGAATTCGATGCCCTGTGTTCCACTCATTCGCTTGTTCACACTCCTCATCACAGTCTGCATACAGACGAATCCTTCTCTTCTTCGCACGGCCTTCACAAAAAAAGGAGGCATTCCCTAAGCGGGAAAGCCTCCGGTGGTCCGGTAAGGATGGGAAGGTTGTTTGATTGGCTACATCATATCACACAATTCCCACCTGTCAACTATGTATTCGTGTTCCGCACGTTCCCCACAAAAATCGGTTGACATGGAAAATATCACCGGATAATATAGGGTCTAATCCCGACTTTAATCCTTGGTTATTGGACCGTTTGCCGGGCAGCCCCATAGTTCCTGTCTACTAGTCCACTAGAGATGTCCATCCCTCGCCGCCCGCGGCAGGAAGGATATCTCTTTTATTTTGCTCCGTAGTAAAGGAGCCCGAATCATGACCCTGACTTCCCGCACGCCACCCTGAAGGCGGCGTTTCCACGGATGCCGAGTCCGCTGTCATGCGCATCCTGCCTGCAAACTCGATTGTTCAACTGCTGAACGATACGATCCAGGGGATCATCCCCGTCATTCTTCCCATGAAGGCGTGGATGGCGGAGTCAACCGACTGACCGTACCGACGGAGACGCTCCGGATGCCGGGCGTCTTTGATTTCAACCTATACATACTTAGCCATGAGGAGGAAGAACGACATGACCCAAGTATTGACCGTCCAGGAATTTACGATATTCTCACCGGAGGGAATACCCATCCACGGGATTATTCATGCCCTGGAGGACGGCGTGCGCAAACCGGTGCTGATCCTGAGCCACGGCTTCCGGGGCTTCAAGGAATGGGGCTTCTGGCCGCAGTGGCGAACGGCTTTGCGGAGCGCGGCTTCTACACGGTCCGCTTCGACTTCTCGCGGATCGCCGTGAAGAACAGCGGTCCGGGGAACGTCTTCTCGAGGAATCGCTGACGGTCTCCAGGGAGCTTGGCGACCTGGAGTCGCTGTTGTACGCCGTCCTGGGCGGAGCCCTGCCGCTGGCCGGGGAGGCGGACTCCGCGCGGATCGCCCTGCTGGGCCACAGCCGTGCCGGCAGTTCTAACCTGATCTTCGCCGGCGAACATGACAACGTCTCGGGCGTGGTCGTCTGGAATGGCGGAGCCACGCCGTCCGCCCAGGTCAGCGGCCAGCCACGCCCGATCGCCGAAGATATCGAACTGCATGCGGAGCGCTTCCATATTCCGACGCGTCTCGGCTCGCTGAAGATTCCGGTCTTGGCGGTGCAGGGGGCTGCCGATGCCGAGCGGGTGCTGGAGAGCTTCCGACTGCTGCAGGAAGCGGCGCCGGAGCAGACGTATGTATCGATTCCGGGGGCGGACCATTTCTTCGGGATCGTGCATCCCTATCAGGGCACGACGCCTTATCTCGAGGAAGCATTCGAAGCGACGGCCGGTTTCCTCACACAGCACCTGCTGAAGAAGGAAGCTTAGACGCGGATGCCAAGGAGACAGCTGCGGATATCCGCACTGCCTTCTTGGTTTGTTTATGTGTCAGAGGAACATCTTCGCGCAGGCTCTTCTCTCCCACCTTCAACACTAGACGGCTTCACCCTCCTCGAAGGAAGGTGAAGCCGTTTGTCTTCCTGGGGACTGGGGACGCTTAGCAGGAATGACTTTAGGCTTCCGTCCCCTCCTTTGAAGGAAACTTCCCTTCAATGAGACTCTCCGCAAGCGGCCGCCGGCCGTTCGGCACATCCCTTTCCTGCAGATCGGCCGGCAGAGCATCCTTGCTGCCTTTGTAGCCAAGGGCGATCACAGCATGGAGCTCGATCTCCTCCGGTACGTTCAGCACCTCCCTGGCGAGCGGGCGCTCGAAGCCGCCGACAGCCCGGGTGTTCAGCCCGAGCAGATGGGCCTGCAGAGCCAGGGTGCCCCAGGCGGCCCCCGTATCGAACGCGTGCTGGCCGTTCGGCTCGCCGTCTGCTTTCAGCTTGGAGGAGGCGATGAGCACCAGCACGGGCGCATGATCGGTCCACTGCCGGTTGCCCGGCTTAATGAACGATGCGAACGCCTGGCGCTGCTCTTCCGTTCGGGCTACGATGAACCTCCAGGGCTGCTGATTGCTCGCCGAAGGCGCCCAGCGCGCCGCTTCGAGAACGGCATGAAGCACTTCATCCGGCACAGGGCGCTGATCGAAGGCTCGGGAGGACCAGCGGTTCGGGAACAAGGGGGATACGCCGGTTTCGGGCTGACGGTGAGGCGCTACCTCGGGCGAGAGCACGTCAAGGCTGTGGTAGACAGCAATGGGTAAGGTGGTCATGGGGGATCATCTTCCTCTCTATGTATCGTTCTGTTTCGTAGTGGACCGCCTCCCGACCGGCGGGTGGGCAGACTGTTATCCAATGAAAAAGGAGGCCTCCTAGTGGTCAGGGGCCTCCAGTTTACTGGTAGCTTCGTTTCATTTATCCTATTAATACGGGTGGAATAGTTATAAATCTAGCATAAAAGAGAAGCTCCGTCAATGGGGGAGCCTACTGAAGGGTACGCTGTGCCGGCTGCCTGCAGCTGCTGCATGCTGCAAACCCTTACTCCACTTTACCGGTCCCTCCCTTTACTCGTTCTTCTTCAGCCGCTCCACGTCTCTTGCGATATTCTCATCCGCCTTGCGCAGGGCCGTGTTGATATCGATCCCGCCCACAGCAACGTCCTTGGTCGCTTCCGTCACCCACTTCGACACCTGGTCTTCGTATTCATGGATACGGTGCGTTTTCTGCTGCTCCCCGATGAATACGCTCCGGACGTTTTTGTCCTTCAGCACGGGGATATCCCGGCCGAACTCTTCTTCCAGCTCCGGATTGATGACTGCCGGCACGCGGGCATTCCGGGAGAGAAGACCCTGCACTTCATCGGTCAGGATTTCCTTGACCGCAAGGAACGCCTCCTCTTTATGCTCACTCTTGTTCGAGATGACAAAGGAGTGCACCTGGGCCTCCCGGGCCTTGCCGAGCTTGTTGCTGAAGTTCGGGATCGGCGCCAGATCCCAGTTAAATTCGGTACCCTGCTGTCTGAGCTCTTCCAGGGGGCCGACCATGTTGGCCAGATTCGCCACCCGCAGCGCGACCTTGCGGTCCTTCATGAAGGCATCGCGGCCGTAGACATACTGGTTATTCGGGCCGATATACCCGGGCACCTCATAGGCTGTCTTCGCAAACTGGAACAAGCGGGTCCACTCGGGATTCCGGCTCAGCAGAGGGGCTCCGCTGTCCGAATCAATCACGGGCAGTGCCACGTTGCGCGAAAGGTCAAGAGGACCGCCGGGGTCATAGCCGATATAATCCACCCCGTTGTCCGAACGGGTCAGCTGCTTCCCCAGCTCAAGCAGCTCTTCGAGAGACAGCTGCTTATCGGCCGGCGGGTACTCCACCCCGAATTTATCGAATATATCCTTGTTGTAATACAGGATGGCCTGATTGGCATTGAAAGGGATGGCGACAATCTCGCCGTTCTTGCCGAATTCTTTGATATGATCGTACAGCACCGGCTTCAATCGGCTCTCATCAAACTGGTGCTTTTGAATCCAGGGCCGCAGGTCCTCGACCGCCTTCAAACGAAGCAGCGGGTGCGGATTGATGATCAGTGAGAGATCCGGGATGGGCCCCGAAGTGAACACCTCCTCGATCGTGACTCCGGATGGCGGTTCGATCCGCTCCAAAGTGATATGCGGATACCTCTTCTTGACCGGTTCGGCGATCAGCGTGCGGAACTCGGTGTTGGTAAGTGTCGGACCGTTGACGTAGAACAGCAGCTTGACCGGCTCGGCGGAGGACGGGGGGCCGGCTGATTCTCCCGCTGCTGCAGCCCCGGATGGGGTCTCCGGAACGCTGCCTGCCGATGCGCAGGCGGAGAGGAGCAGGCTCAGGCTGAGGAGCGGAAGGCACGTCCGAAGAAGGGAATGAACCAATGATTTCGAATGGAACACGGGTTGAGCACCGCCTTAAGAATGAATTTATTGGTTTATTCAATGAAATAAAATCGATCGTGCTTGCTTCGAGTCCGGGTATTGGACACCTCCTTTTTCTCCATGCGGGTTCTCCCCCATCACGGCTTTTCTGCCCTAGAATAAAAAAAGAAGGAGACGCAGCAGGTTGCCAGCTCGTCTCCGGTTCGACCGGTGGTCCGGTATGCAATTATAATTCCAATCAAATTACTTTGATATATCGTAGCGAATCGTGCGGCCTCTGTCAATGCTATTGACAGACCTTGAAGATCCATGCTATATTCCATTTCATACTATTTCTATCCGATTTGTTTACATACTTCCTACCGGACATCCGGAGACCAGCCCTGCTGCTGCGTCTCCTTTTTTTGCGTCCCCCGTACCCGGCTGGCGCAGTGTCAACCCATATCCCAATGAATGAGGTGCTGAACATGAGTTCATCCGACCGCAAGCTGCATTTGAATGCGTTCCTGACCGGTACCGGCCATCACGAAGCATCCTGGCGCTATCCGGGCACGTCTCCGGAGCGGGGCCTGGATATCCGGCATTACCAGAAGCTGGCCCAGACTGCCGAACGGGGGCTGCTCGATTCGGTTTTCCTGGCCGACGGCTATGCGGGACGCAGCGCCGGGAAGCTGGAGCCGTTCACCCAGCTGTCTGCTCTGGCCGCCGTTACGGAGCATATCGGTCTGATCGCCACCGTCGGCACGACGTATAATGAGCCTTTCCATGTAGCGCGCAAATTCGCTTCGCTTGATCATATCTCCGGAGGCCGGGCGGGTTGGAACATCGTGACCACGGGAACGGAGTCCACCGCTTTTAACTTCGGGCTCGACGTTCACCCGGAGCATGGACTGAGGTACGAATATGCGGAAGAGTTCGTCGAGGTGACGAAGCAGCTGTGGGACAGCTGGGAGGATGACGCGCTGGTCTTCGACAAGGAAGCCGGTATCCAGCTCGATCAGGGTAAGGTGCACGAGATTCACTTTAAGGGAAACCGTTATTCCGTCAAGGGCCCGCTTAACATCCCCCGCCCTCCCCAGGGCTACCCTGTACTCGTTCAAGCCGGCTCTTCCGAAAGCGGCAAGGAGCTCGCCGCCAAGACGGCGGAAGTCATCTTCACCGCCCAGCAGACTCTCGAAGAGGCGCAGGCCTTCTACGCGGATGTGAAGTCCCGACTGGCCAAGTATGGCCGTACACCGGACCAGCTGCATATCCTGCCGGGTCTGAGCCCCATCATTGCCGACACGGAGGCGGAAGCCCGCGAGATCGAGGAAGAGCTGAATGCGCTCATCAACACGGAATCGGCGGTGAAGCGTCTGTCGGAGCGCGTCGGCATCGATCTCAGCGGCTATCCGCTGGACGGGCCGATCCCCTACCACCTGCTGCCGGGCATAGATGCGATCAACGGGCGCAAGGGCCGCTACCAGCTTGTCGTCGACCTGGCCCTCAGAGAGAATCTTTCGATTCTGCAGCTGACCCGGCGCCTGGCCGGAGCCCGCGGGCATATCACCTTCACGGGAACCCCGCTGCAGCTTGCCGATCTCATCGAGGATTGGTTCCGGCACGGCGGCGCGGACGGCTTCAATCTGATGCCGCAGCTGTACCCGAGCGGTCTCGACGCGTTCGTTGACAAGGTCGTACCGGAGCTGCAGAACCGCGGTCTGTTCCGCACAGCTTATGAGGGCACGACACTCCGCGAGAACCTCGGGCTTGCCCGTCCGGCTGCGGTGAGGCCGGCGCCCGCGTTGGAAGCCGGAGCCTGATTGAAGGGAACACGTATGTCTACACAGAGTACAATGCATGTTTGGTTCATATGTTAGAGATCAGATAAAAGAACCTTGGAGGCTATGATGACCGACATTCTGAACGCGCTTCAGTCGCACCGCTCCATCCGAAAATTCCAATCCACCCCCATCCCTGCCGCTGATCTGGAGCAAATCCTGCTCTCCGCTCAGGCGGCCTCCACCTCCTCGAACCTCCAGGCGTACAGTGTAGTCACAGTGCAGGAGCCCGGCCGCAGGGCCAGGCTTGCCGAGCTGGCCGGGAACCAGGCCTATATAGAGGAAAGCCCGCTGTTCCTCGTATGGTTAGCCGATCTGAACAAGCTGCGGACAGCCGTGAAATTCCACGAAGATGTGGAGCTGCAGACGAACACGGAGCTGTTCCTGCTCGCCTCCATCGATGCCGCACTGGCCGCCCAGAACGCGGCGGTCGCTTCCGAAGCCTTGGGCTACGGCATCGTCTATATCGGCGGTATCCGCAACAACCCCAGGGAGGTCAGCGACCTGCTCGAGCTTCCTCCGCTCGTCTATCCGGTCTTCGGCATGTCGGTCGGCGTGCCCGATCAGGAGCCGGACCTCCGGCCGAGGCTTCCGCTTGGTGCGGTCGTCCATTCGGAGGTCTACCGGCAGGAGGAGCTGGAGACGGGGATCCGGGCGTATGACGAGACGACACGAGAATATTACGCGAAGCGCAAGGGAGGCCCGAAGTTCGGGGAGACCGTTTGGTCCAGAGAAGTGCTGAGACGGCTGGAGCCGGGCCGCCTGCGCGGACATCTCCACGGCTTCCTGAGCGAGCAGGGCTTCGAATTGAAGTAGGCAGAGAAGCAAACCCGGTTCAACGATCCGCAGGAATGGCCAGCACTGGTGAGGTGACTGCTGAATATGAATGATTCACGCAAGGGCATTCAAGCTCATTTCAACGTGTTCTTAAGAGGTGCGGGACATCATGCGGCGGCCTGGAAGCATCCGGCCTCCATCCCGCAGGAGGATCTGGATCTCGGCTATTACGCCAATA containing:
- a CDS encoding ABC transporter substrate-binding protein, with the protein product MIPSLIRRSAVLLSVLALPLSGCAGSADREAEQAQPQAKAEAAPVELTFYTYGNTLTNTEFEQFFAAPVRQAHPHITLKRITPPPETTPEELLSSGTLPDLIYTSDGSYTRFTTLGAVEDLNGLVQKHGFDLSRLKPVLTESIRSYSGKGELVALPFSHNLSILYYNKDIFDKFGVPYPPAEGLTWDQALELGKQLTRSEDGIRYIGIDPGGPAQVARSLSLPLIDPQSGRAALQSAGWSKVFSTLKQAYEIPGFVGPEGKFSYDKDTFMKDQTLAMRVSYLANMIGPLEELRKEGRELNWDLAPPPYYEEPKVSGSIHSLLISKHSRHKDEAFAVIATALGDEVQRKAARNGRVPSIHKPELQQEYGADIEVLQGKNLGSVFKVEPRQVTSPSEYDAEAGKWLTKAAEDLALNGTDVNTVLRKAQEGAGKEIEALRRNK
- a CDS encoding 4Fe-4S dicluster domain-containing protein, whose amino-acid sequence is MIEVVSSERCVECGLCVKVCPTNVFDAGPTGLPVIARQEDCQTCFICEAYCPADALYVSPLADENEGVREEDLAAAGTLGSWRRTIGWGPGRTKLAAVDRTPFIDRILPPQSRRSS
- a CDS encoding FAD-dependent oxidoreductase, which gives rise to MSGTQGIEFTADVLVIGGGPAGAWAAWSAAREGAKVVLADKGYLGSSGATAPGGTNLLVLPPDRELRDAAVRQRVEASGYLAEERWIHRVLDQVYTSLLLVESWGYPFVRDENGTPMRNHLQGPEYMKLMRRAAAKAGVRILDQSPALELLRDEHGAAGARGVSRLDGREWTVRAHAVVIATGGCAFLSKGLGCNVLTGEGLLMSAELGAELSGMEFTRQYAPSAAFGTVTRGRLLNWATLYDEEGQELEGHGNRGGLHRLLHEGKKVFAVMDKADTEEKRSILRQSHAIFFLPYDRAGIDPFTQPFPLTLRYEGTVRGTGGLRLTEDDCSTTVPGLYAAGDAATRERVTGAISGGGAYNASWAISSGTWAGAGAARYALSQGRDAGQRLARPAGTAGTAAYEAGAAGSFQAQDVIEGVQREVFPLGINYYRSVPVLKQSLQRLDALWSGMGGAVPDTVQARVRSREAAAMAAAARWMYSAALGRRETRGMHTLAEYPQADPLQQHRLIVSGIGGIRLRPEAVPGSPAVRIETLQEEVRT
- a CDS encoding alpha/beta hydrolase family protein, whose protein sequence is MYAVLGGALPLAGEADSARIALLGHSRAGSSNLIFAGEHDNVSGVVVWNGGATPSAQVSGQPRPIAEDIELHAERFHIPTRLGSLKIPVLAVQGAADAERVLESFRLLQEAAPEQTYVSIPGADHFFGIVHPYQGTTPYLEEAFEATAGFLTQHLLKKEA
- a CDS encoding nitroreductase family protein; protein product: MTTLPIAVYHSLDVLSPEVAPHRQPETGVSPLFPNRWSSRAFDQRPVPDEVLHAVLEAARWAPSASNQQPWRFIVARTEEQRQAFASFIKPGNRQWTDHAPVLVLIASSKLKADGEPNGQHAFDTGAAWGTLALQAHLLGLNTRAVGGFERPLAREVLNVPEEIELHAVIALGYKGSKDALPADLQERDVPNGRRPLAESLIEGKFPSKEGTEA
- a CDS encoding ABC transporter substrate-binding protein — protein: MFHSKSLVHSLLRTCLPLLSLSLLLSACASAGSVPETPSGAAAAGESAGPPSSAEPVKLLFYVNGPTLTNTEFRTLIAEPVKKRYPHITLERIEPPSGVTIEEVFTSGPIPDLSLIINPHPLLRLKAVEDLRPWIQKHQFDESRLKPVLYDHIKEFGKNGEIVAIPFNANQAILYYNKDIFDKFGVEYPPADKQLSLEELLELGKQLTRSDNGVDYIGYDPGGPLDLSRNVALPVIDSDSGAPLLSRNPEWTRLFQFAKTAYEVPGYIGPNNQYVYGRDAFMKDRKVALRVANLANMVGPLEELRQQGTEFNWDLAPIPNFSNKLGKAREAQVHSFVISNKSEHKEEAFLAVKEILTDEVQGLLSRNARVPAVINPELEEEFGRDIPVLKDKNVRSVFIGEQQKTHRIHEYEDQVSKWVTEATKDVAVGGIDINTALRKADENIARDVERLKKNE
- a CDS encoding LLM class flavin-dependent oxidoreductase; protein product: MSSSDRKLHLNAFLTGTGHHEASWRYPGTSPERGLDIRHYQKLAQTAERGLLDSVFLADGYAGRSAGKLEPFTQLSALAAVTEHIGLIATVGTTYNEPFHVARKFASLDHISGGRAGWNIVTTGTESTAFNFGLDVHPEHGLRYEYAEEFVEVTKQLWDSWEDDALVFDKEAGIQLDQGKVHEIHFKGNRYSVKGPLNIPRPPQGYPVLVQAGSSESGKELAAKTAEVIFTAQQTLEEAQAFYADVKSRLAKYGRTPDQLHILPGLSPIIADTEAEAREIEEELNALINTESAVKRLSERVGIDLSGYPLDGPIPYHLLPGIDAINGRKGRYQLVVDLALRENLSILQLTRRLAGARGHITFTGTPLQLADLIEDWFRHGGADGFNLMPQLYPSGLDAFVDKVVPELQNRGLFRTAYEGTTLRENLGLARPAAVRPAPALEAGA
- the nfsA gene encoding oxygen-insensitive NADPH nitroreductase, translating into MTDILNALQSHRSIRKFQSTPIPAADLEQILLSAQAASTSSNLQAYSVVTVQEPGRRARLAELAGNQAYIEESPLFLVWLADLNKLRTAVKFHEDVELQTNTELFLLASIDAALAAQNAAVASEALGYGIVYIGGIRNNPREVSDLLELPPLVYPVFGMSVGVPDQEPDLRPRLPLGAVVHSEVYRQEELETGIRAYDETTREYYAKRKGGPKFGETVWSREVLRRLEPGRLRGHLHGFLSEQGFELK